In Rattus norvegicus strain BN/NHsdMcwi chromosome 1, GRCr8, whole genome shotgun sequence, a genomic segment contains:
- the Or51i2 gene encoding olfactory receptor Olr143, with amino-acid sequence MALFNVTRPASFLLTGIPGLESLHPWLAVPLCVMYAVALGANTVILQAVRVEPSLHAPMYYFLSMLSFSDVAMSMATLPTVLRTFCLDARSIAFEACLVQMFLIHSFSMMESGILLAMSFDRYVAICDPLHYATVLTNEFIAGMGLAVTARSFITLFPLPFLIKRLPICRSNVLSHSYCLHPDMMKLACADITINSIYGLFVLVSTFGMDLLFIFLSYVLILRSVMAIASHEERLKALNTCVSHILAVLAFYVPMIGVSTVHRFGKHAPRYIHVLMSNIYLFVPPVLNPLIYSAKTKDIRRAIFRMFHRIKL; translated from the coding sequence ATGGCGCTTTTCAATGTCACTCGCCCTGCCTCCTTTCTCCTGACTGGTATCCCTGGTCTGGAGAGCCTCCACCCCTGGCTGGCAGTGCCCCTTTGTGTGATGTATGCTGTGGCCCTCGGGGCAAACACTGTGATCCTGCAGGCTGTGCGAGTGGAGCCTAGCCTCCATGCTCCCATGTACTACTTCCTGTCCATGTTGTCTTTCAGTGATGTGGCCATGTCCATGGCCACACTGCCCACTGTGCTCAGAACCTTCTGCCTTGATGCACGCAGCATTGCTTTTGAGGCCTGTCTAGTCCAGATGtttctcattcattctttctcgATGATGGAGTCAGGGATACTGCTGGCTATGAGTtttgaccgctatgtggccatatGCGATCCCTTGCATTATGCCACTGTTCTCACCAATGAATTCATTGCTGGGATGGGGTTAGCTGTGACTGCTCGAAGCTTCATCACCCTTTTCCCTCTGCCCTTCCTCATCAAGAGGCTACCTATATGCAGATCCAATGTTCTTTCCCACTCCTACTGCCTGCATCCAGACATGATGAAGCTTGCCTGTGCTGACATCACCATCAACAGTATCTATGGGCTCTTTGTTCTTGTGTCTACTTTTGGCATGGAcctgctttttattttcctctcctATGTGCTCATTCTGCGTTCTGTTATGGCCATTGCTTCTCATGAGGAACGCCTTAAAGCTCTCAACACATGTGTGTCACATATCTTGGCTGTACTTGCATTTTATGTGCCAATGATAGGGGTCTCTACAGTCCACCGTTTTGGGAAGCATGCTCCACGATACATACATGTCCTTATGTCCAATATCTACCTTTTTGTGCCTCCTGTACTTAACCCTCTTATTTATAGTGCCAAGACAAAGGACATCCGCCGTGCCATATTCCGTATGTTTCACCGTATCAAACTATGA
- the Or51a10 gene encoding olfactory receptor Olr144, with protein MRSFHTNTSSTSSFILTGFPEMESLEHWLAALLLLLYVISIVGNALILFIIKEEQSLHQPMYYFLSLLSVNDLGVSFSTLPTVLASMCFHIPETAFDACLAQMFFIHFFSWTESGILLAMSFDRYVAICNPLHYSSVLTDARVAHMGMSIIIRSFCMVFPLPFLLKRLPFCKANVLTHSYCLHPDLIRLPCGDTTINSMYGLFIVISAFGVDSVLILLSYVLILRSVLAIASREERLKTLNTCVSHISAVLIFYVPMISVSMVHRFVKHAPEYVHKFTSLVYLFVPPMLNPIIYSIKTKEIRRRLHKMLLGTKF; from the coding sequence ATGAGGAGCTTCCACACTAATACCTCAAGCACCTCAAGCTTCATACTAACGGGCTTCCCAGAGATGGAGAGTCTGGAGCACTGGCTGGCTGccctcctgttgctgctgtatGTTATCTCCATCGTAGGCAATGCCCTGATTCTTTTCATCATAAAGGAGGAACAGAGTTTACACCAGCCAATGTACTACTTCCTGTCCCTTCTATCTGTCAATGACCTGGGAGTGTCCTTTTCTACATTGCCTACAGTGCTTGCTTCTATGTGTTTTCATATCCCAGAGACTGCCTTCGATGCCTGCCTGGCCCAGATGTTCTTCATACACTTTTTCTCCTGGACAGAGTCTGGGATTCTACTGGCCATGAGTTTTGACCGGTACGTAGCCATCTGTAATCCTTTGCATTATTCCTCAGTGCTTACTGATGCCCGTGTGGCCCACATGGGTATGTCCATCATCATCCGCAGTTTCTGCATGGTCTTCCCACTTCCTTTCCTACTGAAGAGGCTACCCTTCTGTAAGGCCAATGTTCTGACCCATTCCTACTGCTTACACCCAGACCTGATACGCTTACCGTGTGGAGATACCACTATCAACAGCATGTATGGGCTCTTCATTGTCATCTCTGCTTTTGGTGTCGATTCAGTGCTCATCCTCCTCTCCTATGTGCTCATTCTGCGCTCTGTGCTGGCCATTGCCTCCAGAGAAGAAAGGCTTAAGACACTAAACACGTGCGTGTCGCATATCTCTGCTGTGCTCATCTTCTATGTGCCCATGATTAGTGTGTCAATGGTCCACAGATTTGTAAAGCATGCTCCAGAGTATGTGCACAAGTTCACATCCCTGGTCTATCTCTTCGTTCCTCCAATGCTCAATCCTATTATCTATTCTATCAAGACAAAGGAGATTCGTAGGAGGCTGCACAAGATGTTATTAGGCACCAAGTTCTGA